A window from Pyrococcus yayanosii CH1 encodes these proteins:
- the purE gene encoding 5-(carboxyamino)imidazole ribonucleotide mutase, whose product MRVLVVMGSKSDAHIAEKVTAVLNEFGVPYDVEIASAHRNPKKVEELAKKNYDVFIAIAGLSAALPGVIAAHTTKPVIGVPVSAKLGGLDALLSIAQMPPGVPVAAVGIDNGKNAALLAIEILALKDENLRKKLEEYRERMRG is encoded by the coding sequence ATGAGGGTGCTCGTGGTCATGGGTAGTAAAAGCGATGCTCATATTGCCGAGAAAGTCACGGCCGTTCTGAATGAGTTCGGTGTTCCATACGATGTGGAGATTGCATCGGCCCACAGAAACCCGAAGAAAGTTGAAGAGCTGGCCAAGAAGAATTATGACGTCTTCATAGCCATAGCTGGTCTGAGCGCCGCCCTGCCTGGTGTCATAGCAGCCCACACCACGAAGCCTGTCATAGGAGTTCCGGTCTCGGCTAAGCTCGGTGGCCTTGATGCCCTGCTGAGCATCGCCCAGATGCCTCCTGGTGTACCCGTGGCGGCCGTCGGCATAGACAACGGGAAGAATGCTGCCCTGCTTGCCATCGAAATACTCGCTCTGAAGGACGAGAACCTGAGGAAAAAGCTCGAAGAGTACAGGGAGAGAATGAGAGGCTGA
- the purT gene encoding phosphoribosylglycinamide formyltransferase 2, with translation MIGLRNELGTATTDSAQKILLLGSGELGKEIAIEAQRLGVEVIAVDRYANAPAMQVAHRAYVGNMRKADFLWSVVEREKPDAIIPEIEAINLDALFEFEKEGYFVVPNAKATWIAMHRERLRETLVKEAKVPTSRYAYATTLDELYEACEKIGYPCHTKAIMSSSGKGSYFVRGPEDIPKAWEEAKKKARGSADKIIVEEHIDFDVEITELAVRHYDENGEIVTTFPKPVGHYQIDGDYHASWQPVEISEKAEREVYKIAKRITDVLGGLGLFGVEMFVKGDKVYANEVSPRPHDTGMVTLASHPPGFSEFGLHLRAVLGLPIPGEWVDGYRLFPMLTPAATHVIKANVNGYSPRFRGLAKALSVQNATVRFFGKPEAYPGRRLGVVLAWDKDVQEAKRRAEMVAHMIELRTRSSDWHDQNYEKRKHLL, from the coding sequence ATGATAGGCTTGAGGAATGAGCTCGGAACTGCTACCACAGATTCAGCCCAAAAAATACTCCTCCTTGGAAGCGGCGAGCTTGGGAAGGAGATAGCGATTGAGGCCCAGAGGCTCGGCGTTGAAGTTATAGCGGTTGACCGCTATGCCAACGCCCCAGCGATGCAGGTGGCCCATAGGGCCTACGTCGGCAACATGCGTAAAGCTGACTTTCTCTGGAGCGTCGTCGAGAGGGAGAAGCCGGACGCGATAATCCCCGAGATAGAGGCCATAAACCTCGACGCACTGTTCGAGTTCGAAAAGGAGGGCTACTTCGTCGTCCCGAACGCCAAGGCCACTTGGATAGCCATGCACCGCGAAAGGCTTAGGGAGACCCTCGTTAAAGAGGCAAAGGTTCCCACATCGAGGTACGCCTATGCAACGACCCTCGACGAGCTCTATGAGGCCTGCGAGAAGATAGGCTATCCCTGCCACACAAAGGCCATAATGAGCTCCTCTGGAAAGGGTTCTTACTTCGTTAGGGGACCAGAGGACATCCCCAAAGCTTGGGAGGAAGCCAAGAAAAAGGCCCGCGGAAGTGCCGACAAGATAATCGTTGAGGAGCACATAGACTTCGACGTTGAGATAACTGAATTGGCGGTCAGGCACTACGACGAGAACGGTGAAATCGTCACGACCTTCCCGAAACCCGTAGGCCACTACCAGATTGACGGCGATTACCACGCGAGCTGGCAACCGGTCGAGATAAGCGAGAAAGCGGAAAGGGAAGTTTATAAGATAGCCAAGCGCATAACCGACGTCCTCGGCGGCCTTGGTTTATTTGGTGTAGAGATGTTCGTGAAAGGGGATAAAGTTTACGCCAACGAGGTTTCGCCAAGGCCCCACGACACTGGCATGGTTACCCTCGCCTCCCACCCGCCGGGCTTCTCCGAGTTCGGCCTCCACCTCAGAGCCGTCCTGGGCCTCCCAATACCTGGAGAATGGGTAGATGGCTACCGCCTCTTCCCGATGCTCACGCCCGCGGCAACGCACGTTATAAAAGCCAACGTTAACGGCTATTCTCCGCGCTTCCGTGGGCTTGCAAAGGCTCTGAGCGTCCAGAACGCCACCGTGAGGTTCTTCGGAAAGCCCGAGGCCTATCCCGGAAGGAGGCTTGGCGTCGTCCTCGCTTGGGACAAGGACGTCCAGGAGGCCAAGAGGAGGGCCGAGATGGTTGCCCACATGATAGAGCTGAGGACTAGGAGCAGCGATTGGCACGACCAGAATTACGAGAAGAGGAAGCACCTACTTTAA
- a CDS encoding HAD-IIA family hydrolase translates to MLGIIFDMDGVLYRGNTPIKGAREVIEFLKETGIPFIFLTNNSTRDPAMYREKLLSMGIDVPEEVIVTSGLATRLYMKRHFEPGKIFVLGGEGLHREMERLGWGIVGIEEARKGVWRQVRYVVVGLDPDLTYEKLKYATLAIRKGATFIGTNPDTTYPAEEGLCPGAGSIIAALRAATDREPLIIGKPNEPVYEVVVSKLGKVDEIWMVGDRLDTDIAFAKRFGMKAIMVLTGVSTMEDVEKSGIVPDLVLPSIGELLDYLKVIL, encoded by the coding sequence ATGCTCGGCATAATCTTCGACATGGACGGCGTTCTTTACAGGGGGAACACGCCCATCAAGGGCGCGAGGGAGGTAATTGAGTTCCTGAAGGAGACGGGAATCCCCTTTATCTTCCTCACCAACAACTCGACCAGAGACCCCGCCATGTACCGGGAAAAGTTGCTCTCTATGGGCATCGACGTTCCCGAGGAAGTTATAGTCACATCCGGCCTGGCAACGAGGCTCTACATGAAGAGGCATTTTGAACCCGGAAAGATTTTCGTCCTCGGCGGGGAAGGGCTCCACAGGGAAATGGAAAGGCTGGGTTGGGGAATCGTGGGTATCGAGGAGGCAAGAAAAGGTGTCTGGAGACAAGTCCGCTATGTCGTCGTTGGCCTCGATCCTGATTTAACCTACGAGAAGCTCAAGTACGCAACTCTTGCCATACGGAAGGGAGCCACCTTCATAGGAACGAACCCGGACACGACGTATCCGGCTGAGGAAGGCCTCTGCCCCGGAGCTGGCTCGATAATAGCCGCCCTCAGGGCGGCCACTGATAGGGAGCCCTTAATTATCGGGAAGCCCAACGAGCCCGTATACGAGGTTGTAGTGAGCAAGCTCGGAAAGGTTGATGAGATATGGATGGTTGGGGATAGACTCGACACCGACATAGCCTTTGCGAAACGTTTTGGGATGAAGGCTATCATGGTCCTTACAGGCGTGAGTACCATGGAGGATGTTGAAAAAAGCGGAATTGTCCCCGACCTCGTGCTTCCAAGCATTGGAGAACTGCTTGACTATCTGAAGGTGATCCTATGA
- a CDS encoding adenosylcobalamin-dependent ribonucleoside-diphosphate reductase: protein MAVEKVMKRDGRIVPFDESRIRWAIQRAMWEVGVRDEKKLDEVVKAVVRRVNELYDGKIPHIENIQDIVELELMRAGLFNVAKAYILYRKKKAEIREEKKRILNKKELDEIDKRFSINSLRVLASRYLKRDEVGNIIESPRELFERVAVLTVIPDLLYDERVFDKNGNYQQELKRVEYYLEHYEEFDGRYSIGRFKLNKYHFERMVNLYRELAEQGKMKVSIDEFLAMLERGEFAEYEKEVEEYFRLMTNQVFMPNTPALINSGRPLGMLSACFVVPIEDDMESIMKAAHDVAMIQKAGGGTGMNFSKLRPEGDIVGTTTGAASGPVSFMHLIDAVSDVIKQGGVRRGANMGILEIWHPDIEKFIHAKERNIGTNVLANFNISVGIWEDFWEALKEGKKYPLINPRTGEVVREVDPKSLFEELAYMAWAKADPGVIFFDIINRRNVLAEAKGGPIRATNPCGEEPLYDYESCNLASINLAKFVKYDEEGKPYFDWDEYAYVIQKVAKYLDNSIDVNKFPLPEIDYNTKLTRRIGVGIMGLADALFKLGIPYNSEEGFKFMRKVTEYLTFYAYKYSVEAAKKRGTFPLYEKTRYKDGELPVEGYYHREIWNLPWDELVEEIKKHGVRNAMVTTCPPTGSVSMIADTSSGIEPVYALVYKKSVTVGEFYYVDPVFEAELKRRGLYSEELLKKISDNYGSVQGLEEIPEDMQRVFVTAMDIHWLDHILAQASIQIWLTDSASKTINMPNDATVEDVKAAYLLAYFLGCKGVTVYRDGSLSVQVYSVEGEKKRMYKAKPSEYARKILMEIVEKEPWIKNFIDVDAILNGTNGKKTEVPAITFSLGTSADKSSKIPGEKIEELLGVVYCPVCYEKEGKLVELKMESGCATCPVCGWSKCVIS from the coding sequence ATGGCAGTTGAAAAAGTGATGAAGCGCGATGGCAGGATTGTACCATTCGATGAGAGCCGTATAAGGTGGGCCATACAGAGGGCAATGTGGGAGGTCGGCGTCAGGGACGAGAAGAAGCTCGACGAGGTTGTCAAGGCCGTCGTTAGGAGGGTAAACGAGCTCTACGACGGGAAGATACCCCACATAGAGAACATCCAGGACATAGTCGAGCTGGAGCTAATGAGGGCAGGTCTGTTCAACGTTGCGAAGGCCTACATCCTTTATCGCAAGAAAAAGGCCGAGATTAGGGAGGAGAAGAAGAGGATATTGAATAAGAAGGAGCTCGACGAGATAGACAAGCGCTTCTCCATAAACTCCCTTCGGGTGCTCGCGAGCCGTTATCTTAAGAGGGATGAGGTTGGCAACATAATAGAGAGCCCGAGGGAGCTCTTCGAGCGTGTTGCCGTCCTCACGGTCATCCCCGACCTCCTCTACGACGAGAGGGTCTTCGACAAGAATGGAAACTACCAGCAGGAGCTGAAGAGGGTCGAGTACTACCTCGAGCACTACGAGGAGTTCGACGGTCGGTATTCAATTGGCCGCTTCAAGCTCAACAAGTACCACTTCGAGAGAATGGTGAACCTCTACAGGGAGCTGGCCGAGCAGGGCAAGATGAAGGTCTCCATAGACGAGTTCCTCGCCATGCTCGAGAGGGGCGAGTTCGCTGAGTACGAGAAGGAGGTCGAGGAGTACTTCCGCCTAATGACCAATCAAGTCTTCATGCCCAACACCCCTGCCCTCATAAACTCGGGCAGGCCCCTTGGCATGCTCTCGGCATGCTTCGTCGTTCCAATTGAGGACGACATGGAGAGTATAATGAAGGCGGCGCATGATGTTGCCATGATACAGAAGGCTGGTGGCGGCACTGGAATGAACTTCTCCAAGCTTAGGCCGGAAGGCGATATAGTGGGGACGACCACGGGGGCGGCGAGCGGTCCCGTATCCTTCATGCACCTCATCGATGCCGTCAGCGATGTCATAAAACAGGGTGGCGTGAGAAGAGGTGCCAACATGGGAATCCTCGAGATATGGCACCCCGACATCGAGAAGTTTATTCACGCCAAGGAGAGGAATATAGGCACCAACGTTCTCGCCAACTTCAACATAAGCGTTGGCATTTGGGAGGACTTCTGGGAGGCCCTGAAAGAGGGGAAGAAGTATCCGCTAATCAACCCGAGGACCGGGGAAGTCGTGAGAGAAGTCGACCCCAAGAGCCTCTTCGAGGAGCTCGCCTACATGGCTTGGGCGAAGGCCGACCCGGGAGTTATATTCTTTGATATCATAAACAGGAGAAACGTTCTGGCGGAAGCGAAAGGTGGTCCGATAAGGGCAACCAACCCATGCGGGGAAGAGCCTCTATACGACTACGAATCGTGCAATTTAGCAAGTATAAACCTCGCCAAGTTCGTGAAGTATGACGAGGAAGGAAAGCCCTACTTTGACTGGGATGAATACGCCTATGTAATTCAGAAGGTTGCCAAGTACCTCGACAACTCAATCGACGTCAACAAGTTCCCACTTCCCGAAATCGACTACAACACCAAGCTCACAAGGAGGATAGGCGTGGGAATTATGGGCCTCGCGGATGCCCTCTTTAAGCTTGGCATCCCCTACAACAGCGAAGAAGGATTCAAATTCATGCGCAAGGTCACCGAGTACCTGACCTTCTACGCCTACAAGTACAGCGTTGAGGCGGCTAAAAAGCGCGGAACGTTCCCGCTCTACGAGAAGACGAGATACAAGGATGGAGAGCTTCCGGTAGAGGGGTACTACCATAGGGAGATATGGAACCTGCCCTGGGACGAGCTCGTCGAGGAGATAAAGAAGCATGGTGTGAGAAACGCCATGGTAACTACCTGCCCTCCTACCGGAAGCGTCAGCATGATAGCGGACACGTCAAGCGGAATAGAGCCCGTCTATGCTCTCGTTTACAAGAAGAGCGTGACGGTTGGTGAGTTCTACTACGTTGACCCAGTGTTCGAGGCCGAGCTCAAGAGGAGGGGATTATACAGCGAGGAGCTGCTGAAAAAGATAAGCGACAACTACGGAAGTGTCCAGGGGCTTGAGGAGATCCCGGAGGACATGCAACGCGTCTTCGTAACGGCCATGGACATCCATTGGCTTGACCACATACTGGCCCAGGCTAGCATCCAGATCTGGCTGACCGACTCGGCGAGCAAAACTATAAACATGCCCAATGATGCCACCGTCGAGGACGTTAAGGCGGCATACTTGCTTGCCTACTTCCTCGGATGCAAGGGCGTTACCGTTTACAGGGACGGCTCCCTGAGCGTTCAAGTTTACAGCGTCGAGGGTGAGAAGAAGAGGATGTACAAGGCCAAGCCGAGCGAGTACGCGAGGAAGATACTGATGGAGATCGTGGAGAAGGAGCCCTGGATTAAGAACTTCATAGATGTGGATGCCATACTTAATGGAACCAACGGCAAGAAGACCGAGGTTCCCGCCATCACATTCTCCCTCGGAACCTCCGCAGACAAATCCTCCAAAATTCCAGGGGAAAAGATAGAGGAGCTGCTGGGCGTCGTCTACTGCCCCGTCTGCTACGAAAAAGAAGGAAAGCTCGTGGAGCTCAAGATGGAGAGCGGCTGTGCCACCTGCCCCGTCTGTGGCTGGAGCAAGTGCGTCATAAGTTGA
- the purD gene encoding phosphoribosylamine--glycine ligase, whose product MKVLLVGGGGREHAIGEALARAGAELYVVSKHKNPGLARLAKDYSLAKETDVPKVVGYAERLSVELAFIGPEAPLEAGIVNALEEAGIPTVGPTKEAARLETNKAFARAFMEKHKIPGRKLFRVFDDIGEMRAWIDEFGKPVVVKPLGLTGGKGVKVVGYQLKDNEEAKAYAEELIRKDGKVLIEERTDGVEFTFQVFTDGKHVVPMPLAQDYPHAYEGDEGPITGGMGSYSCANHLLPFVTREDYERALETLKATVEAMRKEGTPYKGILYGQFMLSRDGPVIIEYNARFGDPEAMNVLPLLKTSLLEIAEGIVDGNLKGAEFERKATVVKYIAPKGYPTSPVKGVRIELDEKAIAETGARLYYASVDENLILLGSRALAVVGIADTLEEAERIAQAAIGYVKGKIFYRRDVGTKESVEKRVRILIELGKDFKPLAC is encoded by the coding sequence ATGAAGGTTCTGCTCGTTGGAGGGGGCGGAAGGGAGCATGCCATTGGGGAGGCTCTCGCTAGGGCAGGGGCCGAGCTTTACGTTGTCTCAAAGCACAAGAACCCCGGCCTCGCAAGGCTTGCAAAGGACTACAGCCTCGCCAAGGAAACAGACGTTCCTAAGGTCGTGGGGTACGCCGAGAGGTTGAGTGTCGAGCTGGCCTTCATAGGTCCTGAGGCACCACTTGAGGCAGGCATCGTGAACGCCCTCGAGGAAGCGGGCATCCCTACCGTGGGGCCAACCAAAGAGGCCGCCCGATTGGAAACTAACAAGGCCTTTGCAAGGGCCTTCATGGAGAAACATAAAATTCCGGGAAGGAAGCTCTTCCGCGTCTTTGATGACATAGGTGAGATGAGGGCTTGGATAGACGAGTTCGGGAAGCCCGTCGTAGTTAAGCCCCTCGGCCTAACCGGAGGTAAAGGTGTCAAAGTCGTGGGCTATCAGTTAAAAGACAACGAGGAAGCAAAGGCTTACGCCGAGGAGCTCATCAGGAAGGATGGGAAGGTCCTCATCGAGGAGAGAACCGATGGAGTAGAGTTTACTTTCCAGGTTTTCACGGACGGGAAGCATGTTGTTCCAATGCCCCTCGCCCAGGATTATCCCCACGCCTATGAGGGCGACGAGGGACCAATAACGGGTGGAATGGGCTCCTATTCTTGTGCAAATCACCTGCTCCCCTTCGTTACGAGAGAGGACTACGAGAGGGCCCTTGAAACTCTCAAGGCCACTGTTGAGGCCATGCGTAAGGAGGGAACCCCCTACAAGGGCATTCTCTACGGCCAGTTCATGCTGAGCAGGGACGGGCCGGTGATAATCGAATACAATGCCCGCTTCGGCGACCCGGAGGCCATGAACGTTCTACCCCTGCTGAAGACCAGCCTTCTCGAGATAGCCGAGGGGATAGTGGACGGGAACCTTAAGGGTGCCGAGTTCGAGAGGAAGGCAACGGTCGTGAAGTACATTGCCCCAAAGGGTTACCCGACCAGCCCAGTCAAAGGTGTTAGAATTGAGCTCGACGAAAAGGCAATAGCCGAGACGGGAGCAAGGCTCTACTATGCTTCAGTTGACGAGAATCTCATCTTGCTCGGCTCCCGCGCCCTGGCCGTCGTCGGTATTGCGGACACGCTCGAGGAGGCCGAGAGGATAGCACAGGCCGCGATAGGGTACGTGAAGGGCAAAATTTTCTACCGTAGGGACGTTGGGACAAAGGAAAGCGTCGAGAAAAGGGTCAGGATTCTGATAGAGCTCGGAAAGGATTTCAAACCTCTCGCCTGCTGA
- a CDS encoding formate--phosphoribosylaminoimidazolecarboxamide ligase family protein, translating into MISREEILAVLEKYDAKRITIGVIGSHSALDIADGAKEEGLPTLVVAQRGRHRTYAYYFKLRRTRDGLTKGFIDEVIVLDKFAQIIDIQEELRKRNVIFVPNRSFVVYTGIDRVEKDFLVPLFGSRNLLRSEERSEEKSYYWLLDKAGLPYPEPVEPEEIDEVGLVIVKLPHAKKRLERGFFTAASYKEFREKAEKLKRLGVITEEDLAKARIERYIIGPVFNFDFFYSPIDEEIELLGIDWRFETSLDGHVRLPAAQQLTLPEHQFEPEYTVCGHAASTLRESLLEKVFNMAEKYVEATKKYYPPGIIGPFTLQTAVDKDLNFYIYDVAPRTGGGTNIHMAMGHPYGNSLWRKPMSTGRRIALEIKRAIELDELEKLVT; encoded by the coding sequence ATGATAAGCCGCGAGGAGATTTTAGCCGTCCTCGAGAAGTACGATGCTAAGAGGATAACGATAGGTGTCATAGGGAGCCACTCAGCCTTGGACATAGCCGATGGTGCGAAGGAAGAAGGCCTTCCAACGCTCGTGGTTGCACAGAGGGGCAGGCACAGAACTTATGCCTACTACTTCAAGCTCAGGAGGACGAGAGACGGTCTCACGAAGGGCTTCATAGACGAGGTCATAGTCCTGGACAAGTTCGCCCAGATAATCGATATCCAGGAGGAGCTCAGGAAGAGGAACGTCATCTTCGTTCCTAATCGCTCCTTCGTCGTTTACACCGGTATAGACCGGGTTGAGAAAGACTTCCTCGTGCCGCTCTTCGGGAGCCGGAACCTCCTTAGGAGTGAGGAGCGCAGCGAGGAGAAGAGCTACTACTGGCTCTTAGATAAGGCCGGCCTTCCATATCCCGAACCCGTCGAGCCTGAGGAGATAGACGAGGTAGGCCTCGTTATAGTCAAGCTCCCCCACGCAAAGAAGAGGCTCGAGAGGGGCTTTTTCACGGCGGCTTCATATAAAGAGTTCCGCGAGAAGGCCGAGAAGCTCAAGAGGCTCGGCGTCATCACTGAGGAGGACCTCGCCAAGGCAAGGATAGAACGCTACATAATCGGGCCCGTTTTCAACTTCGACTTCTTCTACTCGCCTATCGACGAAGAGATAGAGCTTTTGGGCATCGACTGGCGCTTCGAGACGAGTTTAGACGGCCACGTAAGGCTTCCTGCAGCTCAGCAACTGACTCTTCCGGAGCATCAGTTTGAGCCCGAATACACCGTCTGCGGTCACGCCGCTTCGACCCTCCGCGAGTCCCTCCTCGAAAAGGTCTTCAACATGGCTGAGAAGTACGTCGAGGCCACGAAGAAGTACTACCCACCGGGCATAATAGGCCCCTTCACTCTGCAAACCGCTGTAGACAAGGACCTAAACTTCTACATCTACGACGTCGCACCGAGAACGGGCGGCGGAACGAACATTCACATGGCCATGGGGCACCCCTATGGCAACTCCCTCTGGAGAAAGCCCATGAGCACGGGCAGAAGAATTGCCCTCGAAATAAAGAGGGCAATAGAGCTGGATGAGCTTGAGAAGCTCGTCACATAA
- the purM gene encoding phosphoribosylformylglycinamidine cyclo-ligase produces the protein MLTYAQAGVDEAKTSRALKAIIEAATRTFSFRKGKLGEPGDIGHYAALLDFSTFYLAMTTDGVGTKVLVAEAVGKFDTIGIDMVAMNVNDLLCVGAEPVALVDYLAVKEPDEDVFGQIAKGLYEGARQAGIAIVGGETAVMPDLVNGFDLVGMGIGIVEKDKVITGEKIRPGDVVIGISSSGIHSNGLTLARKLLIPKYGLDYEYEGKKLWEHLLEPTRIYVKAVLELLETVEVHGLAHITGGGLLNLRRLTGYGFKLKMPPIGGIFKLIHENGVPLGEMFRVFNMGVGFVVIVPPEEKEEALDILNKHYESFELGSITKEPGIRVVNYGIVF, from the coding sequence ATGCTCACCTATGCCCAGGCCGGAGTTGATGAAGCCAAGACATCCAGAGCCCTGAAGGCAATTATCGAAGCCGCGACGAGAACCTTTTCCTTCAGAAAAGGAAAGCTCGGCGAGCCCGGGGACATAGGCCACTATGCCGCCCTTCTCGATTTCAGCACCTTTTACCTCGCCATGACGACGGACGGTGTTGGGACGAAGGTGCTCGTCGCTGAGGCCGTCGGCAAGTTCGACACTATAGGCATCGACATGGTAGCCATGAATGTGAACGATTTACTGTGCGTCGGCGCAGAGCCTGTAGCGCTGGTCGATTATCTCGCCGTAAAGGAACCGGATGAGGATGTCTTTGGCCAGATAGCGAAGGGCCTCTATGAGGGGGCAAGGCAGGCTGGGATAGCGATAGTTGGAGGAGAAACGGCCGTTATGCCAGACCTCGTCAACGGCTTCGACCTGGTCGGAATGGGAATCGGCATAGTAGAAAAGGACAAGGTTATCACCGGAGAAAAGATAAGGCCCGGCGACGTCGTCATCGGAATATCCTCCTCTGGAATTCACTCCAATGGTCTTACGCTGGCAAGGAAGCTCTTGATTCCGAAGTATGGCCTCGACTATGAGTATGAAGGAAAGAAGCTCTGGGAACACCTTCTTGAGCCTACGAGGATTTACGTTAAGGCTGTTCTTGAGCTCCTCGAAACGGTCGAGGTCCATGGCCTAGCTCACATAACCGGCGGTGGGTTGCTGAATCTCAGGCGGCTGACGGGCTACGGCTTCAAGCTCAAGATGCCACCAATTGGGGGGATATTCAAACTAATCCACGAGAACGGGGTACCCTTGGGTGAGATGTTCCGTGTCTTCAACATGGGCGTCGGCTTCGTTGTCATAGTTCCCCCGGAGGAGAAGGAGGAGGCCTTGGACATCCTTAACAAGCACTATGAGAGCTTCGAGCTTGGGAGTATTACGAAGGAGCCCGGGATAAGGGTCGTGAACTACGGGATAGTCTTTTAA
- a CDS encoding ferritin family protein, translating to MRLKELIRELIALERELYSLYKLGETFATYEKPSFIETFRILAEESLRHARTLEDLLGNAGPGPYVDGTALTHPKNRPEDLQELIEEALLTEEGLYQAYLRLSRELEGALAGIFRMMAGEALRHGYRLKLIYEALG from the coding sequence ATGAGGCTTAAAGAACTCATCAGGGAGCTGATAGCCTTGGAACGGGAGCTCTACTCCCTCTACAAGCTGGGGGAGACGTTCGCGACCTATGAGAAACCCTCCTTCATCGAGACCTTCAGGATACTCGCGGAGGAGAGCCTCAGGCACGCGAGGACACTTGAGGACCTCCTTGGGAACGCAGGACCGGGGCCCTACGTTGATGGCACCGCCCTAACGCACCCGAAGAACCGGCCGGAAGACCTCCAAGAGCTCATTGAGGAGGCTCTTCTGACTGAAGAGGGTCTGTATCAGGCCTATTTGAGGCTCTCAAGGGAGCTGGAAGGGGCGTTGGCGGGCATCTTTAGGATGATGGCAGGCGAGGCGCTCAGGCACGGGTACAGGCTGAAGCTCATTTACGAAGCACTTGGATAA